Proteins found in one Acanthopagrus latus isolate v.2019 chromosome 3, fAcaLat1.1, whole genome shotgun sequence genomic segment:
- the LOC119017283 gene encoding gastrula zinc finger protein XlCGF57.1-like isoform X2, with the protein MSKVQMLSLLVKQRLTAAAEEISGLFERTIAEYEEELCRSQEENERQRKLLDAVLQPRVQLHRADVQRSVSKDEVPPQKQECSSSVGQEEPEPPHIKEEQEELWTNQEEADLTKFTFTPVLVKSDEDDVEKPLSSQLHQRRSEQMETDAGGEDRGGPYSDQHLHPETEDKTEDSSEPETEVSDGDWEETREPQSELNSQINNEVTVNVGCSSDKEVCGKRCGLKSKLMIRKRNFVREKLFPCSEYGQRFKEKGNLTRHMAVHSEERPFSCSECGKSFKVKQILTRHMAIHSGERPFNCSECGKSFKVRQNLTQHMAIHSGERPFSCSECGKRFKVRQNLIRHMAIHSGERPFSCSECGKRFTVRQNLIRHMAIHTGERPFSCCECGKRFILRRNLTKHMAIHRGERPFSCSECGKRFIRKWNLTRHMAIHSEEKTLSSSECGERFPP; encoded by the exons atgtctaaagtcCAAATGCTGAGCTTGTTGGTGAAGCAGCGGCTGACTGCGGCTGCTGAAGAGATATCTGGGCTGTTTGAAAGAACGATAGCAGAGTACGAGGAGGAACTGTGTCGTTCACAAGAGGAGAACGAGCGACAACGGAAACTACTGGACGCTGTTCTCCAGCCTCGGGTCCAGTTACACAGAGCAG ACGTCCAGCGGTCGGTGAGCAAAGATGAGGTTCCCCCTCAGAAGCAGGAGTGCAGCTCCAGTGTGGGCCAGGAGGAACCAGAACCcccacacattaaagaggaacaggaggagctgtgGACCAATCAGGAGGAGGCTGACCTCACCAAGTTCACCTTCACTCCTGTCCTTGTAAagagtgatgaagatgatgtagAGAAAcctctgtcctcacagcttcatcaaAGACGATCtgaacagatggagacagacgcTGGTGGAGAGGACCGTGGAGGACCATATTCAGATCAACATTTACATCCTGAGACTGAAGACAAGACTGAAGACTCTTCTGAACCTGAGACTGAAGTCAGTGATGGTGACTGGGAGGAGACCAGAGAGCCTCAGTCAGAGTTAAACTCTCAGATAAACAATGAAGTTACAGTCAATGTAGGATGTAGTTCTGACAAGGAAGTCTGTGGTAAAAGATGTGGTCTAAAGTCAAAGCTGATGATTCGCAAGAGAAACTTTGTTAGAGAGAAACTGTTTCCTTGTTCTGAATATGGTCAAAGATTCAAAGAAAAGGGAAATCTGACACGACACATGGCTGTACACTCAGAGGAGAGACCATTTAGCTGCTCTGAATGTGGTAAAAGTTTCAAAGTAAAGCAAATTCTGACACGACACATGGCCATACACTCAGGGGAGAGACCATTTAACTGCTCTGAATGTGGTAAAAGTTTCAAAGTAAGGCAAAATCTGACACAACACATGGCCATACACTCAGGGGAGAGACCATTTAGCTGCTCTGAATGTGGTAAAAGAT TCAAAGTAAGGCAAAATCTGATACGACACATGGCCATACACTCAGGGGAGAGACCATTTAGCTGCTCTGAATGTGGCAAAAGATTCACAGTAAGGCAAAATCTGATACGACACATGGCCATACACACAGGGGAGAGACCATTTAGCTGCTGTGAATGTGGTAAAAGATTTATACTAAGGAGGAATTTGACAAAGCACATGGCCATACACAGAGGGGAGAGACCATTTAGCTGCTCTGAATGTGGTAAAAGATTTATACGAAAGTGGAATTTGACGAGGCACATGGCCATACACTCAGAGGAGAAAACGTTAAGCTCCTCTGAATGTGGTGAAAGATTtccaccttaa
- the LOC119017283 gene encoding zinc finger protein OZF-like isoform X1, whose product MSKVQMLSLLVKQRLTAAAEEISGLFERTIAEYEEELCRSQEENERQRKLLDAVLQPRVQLHRADVQRSVSKDEVPPQKQECSSSVGQEEPEPPHIKEEQEELWTNQEEADLTKFTFTPVLVKSDEDDVEKPLSSQLHQRRSEQMETDAGGEDRGGPYSDQHLHPETEDKTEDSSEPETEVSDGDWEETREPQSELNSQINNEVTVNVGCSSDKEVCGKRCGLKSKLMIRKRNFVREKLFPCSEYGQRFKEKGNLTRHMAVHSEERPFSCSECGKSFKVKQILTRHMAIHSGERPFNCSECGKSFKVRQNLTQHMAIHSGERPFSCSECGKRFIRKWNLTKHMAIHSGERPFSCSECGKRFVKKGNLMDHRAIHSEERPFNCSECGKKFKVRQNLIRHMAIHSGERPFSCSECGKRFTVRQNLIRHMAIHTGERPFSCCECGKRFILRRNLTKHMAIHRGERPFSCSECGKRFIRKWNLTRHMAIHSEEKTLSSSECGERFPP is encoded by the exons atgtctaaagtcCAAATGCTGAGCTTGTTGGTGAAGCAGCGGCTGACTGCGGCTGCTGAAGAGATATCTGGGCTGTTTGAAAGAACGATAGCAGAGTACGAGGAGGAACTGTGTCGTTCACAAGAGGAGAACGAGCGACAACGGAAACTACTGGACGCTGTTCTCCAGCCTCGGGTCCAGTTACACAGAGCAG ACGTCCAGCGGTCGGTGAGCAAAGATGAGGTTCCCCCTCAGAAGCAGGAGTGCAGCTCCAGTGTGGGCCAGGAGGAACCAGAACCcccacacattaaagaggaacaggaggagctgtgGACCAATCAGGAGGAGGCTGACCTCACCAAGTTCACCTTCACTCCTGTCCTTGTAAagagtgatgaagatgatgtagAGAAAcctctgtcctcacagcttcatcaaAGACGATCtgaacagatggagacagacgcTGGTGGAGAGGACCGTGGAGGACCATATTCAGATCAACATTTACATCCTGAGACTGAAGACAAGACTGAAGACTCTTCTGAACCTGAGACTGAAGTCAGTGATGGTGACTGGGAGGAGACCAGAGAGCCTCAGTCAGAGTTAAACTCTCAGATAAACAATGAAGTTACAGTCAATGTAGGATGTAGTTCTGACAAGGAAGTCTGTGGTAAAAGATGTGGTCTAAAGTCAAAGCTGATGATTCGCAAGAGAAACTTTGTTAGAGAGAAACTGTTTCCTTGTTCTGAATATGGTCAAAGATTCAAAGAAAAGGGAAATCTGACACGACACATGGCTGTACACTCAGAGGAGAGACCATTTAGCTGCTCTGAATGTGGTAAAAGTTTCAAAGTAAAGCAAATTCTGACACGACACATGGCCATACACTCAGGGGAGAGACCATTTAACTGCTCTGAATGTGGTAAAAGTTTCAAAGTAAGGCAAAATCTGACACAACACATGGCCATACACTCAGGGGAGAGACCATTTAGCTGCTCTGAATGTGGTAAAAGATTTATACGAAAGTGGAATTTGACGAAGCACATGGCCATACACTCAGGGGAGAGACCATTTAGCTGCTCTGAATGTGGTAAAAGATTTGTAAAAAAGGGAAATCTGATGGACCACAGGGCCATACACTCAGAGGAGAGACCATTTAACTGCTCTGAATGTGGTAAAAAATTCAAAGTAAGGCAAAATCTGATACGACACATGGCCATACACTCAGGGGAGAGACCATTTAGCTGCTCTGAATGTGGCAAAAGATTCACAGTAAGGCAAAATCTGATACGACACATGGCCATACACACAGGGGAGAGACCATTTAGCTGCTGTGAATGTGGTAAAAGATTTATACTAAGGAGGAATTTGACAAAGCACATGGCCATACACAGAGGGGAGAGACCATTTAGCTGCTCTGAATGTGGTAAAAGATTTATACGAAAGTGGAATTTGACGAGGCACATGGCCATACACTCAGAGGAGAAAACGTTAAGCTCCTCTGAATGTGGTGAAAGATTtccaccttaa
- the LOC119017283 gene encoding gastrula zinc finger protein XlCGF8.2DB-like isoform X3 produces the protein METDAGGEDRGGPYSDQHLHPETEDKTEDSSEPETEVSDGDWEETREPQSELNSQINNEVTVNVGCSSDKEVCGKRCGLKSKLMIRKRNFVREKLFPCSEYGQRFKEKGNLTRHMAVHSEERPFSCSECGKSFKVKQILTRHMAIHSGERPFNCSECGKSFKVRQNLTQHMAIHSGERPFSCSECGKRFIRKWNLTKHMAIHSGERPFSCSECGKRFVKKGNLMDHRAIHSEERPFNCSECGKKFKVRQNLIRHMAIHSGERPFSCSECGKRFTVRQNLIRHMAIHTGERPFSCCECGKRFILRRNLTKHMAIHRGERPFSCSECGKRFIRKWNLTRHMAIHSEEKTLSSSECGERFPP, from the coding sequence atggagacagacgcTGGTGGAGAGGACCGTGGAGGACCATATTCAGATCAACATTTACATCCTGAGACTGAAGACAAGACTGAAGACTCTTCTGAACCTGAGACTGAAGTCAGTGATGGTGACTGGGAGGAGACCAGAGAGCCTCAGTCAGAGTTAAACTCTCAGATAAACAATGAAGTTACAGTCAATGTAGGATGTAGTTCTGACAAGGAAGTCTGTGGTAAAAGATGTGGTCTAAAGTCAAAGCTGATGATTCGCAAGAGAAACTTTGTTAGAGAGAAACTGTTTCCTTGTTCTGAATATGGTCAAAGATTCAAAGAAAAGGGAAATCTGACACGACACATGGCTGTACACTCAGAGGAGAGACCATTTAGCTGCTCTGAATGTGGTAAAAGTTTCAAAGTAAAGCAAATTCTGACACGACACATGGCCATACACTCAGGGGAGAGACCATTTAACTGCTCTGAATGTGGTAAAAGTTTCAAAGTAAGGCAAAATCTGACACAACACATGGCCATACACTCAGGGGAGAGACCATTTAGCTGCTCTGAATGTGGTAAAAGATTTATACGAAAGTGGAATTTGACGAAGCACATGGCCATACACTCAGGGGAGAGACCATTTAGCTGCTCTGAATGTGGTAAAAGATTTGTAAAAAAGGGAAATCTGATGGACCACAGGGCCATACACTCAGAGGAGAGACCATTTAACTGCTCTGAATGTGGTAAAAAATTCAAAGTAAGGCAAAATCTGATACGACACATGGCCATACACTCAGGGGAGAGACCATTTAGCTGCTCTGAATGTGGCAAAAGATTCACAGTAAGGCAAAATCTGATACGACACATGGCCATACACACAGGGGAGAGACCATTTAGCTGCTGTGAATGTGGTAAAAGATTTATACTAAGGAGGAATTTGACAAAGCACATGGCCATACACAGAGGGGAGAGACCATTTAGCTGCTCTGAATGTGGTAAAAGATTTATACGAAAGTGGAATTTGACGAGGCACATGGCCATACACTCAGAGGAGAAAACGTTAAGCTCCTCTGAATGTGGTGAAAGATTtccaccttaa
- the LOC119017282 gene encoding zinc finger protein 501-like isoform X1 yields the protein MSEVQMLSLLVKQRLTAAAEEISGLFERTIAEYEEELCRSQEENERQRKLLDAVLQPRVQLHRADVQRSVSKDEVPPQKQECSSSVGQEEPEPPHIKEEQEELWTNQEEADLTKFTFTPVLVKSDEDDVEKPLSSQLHQRRSEQMETDAGGEDRGGPYSDQHLHPETEDKTEDSSEPETEVSDGDWEETREPQSELNSQINNEVTVNVGCSSDKEVCGKRCGLKSKLMIRKRNFVREKLFPCSEYGQRFKEKGNLTRHMAVHTGERPFSCSECGKRFIKKGNLMDHRAIHSEERPFNCSECGKSFKVKQILTRHMAIHSGERPFSCSECGKKFKVRQNLIRHMAIHTGERPFSCSECGKRFTQKGNLMYHMAIHTGERPFNCSECGKSFKVRQNLTQHMAIHSGERPFSCSECGKRFKVRQHLTEHMAIHTGERPFSCCECGKRFKVRQHLTQHMAIHTGERPFSCSECDKRFIRKWNLTRHMAIHSEEKTLSSSECGERFPP from the exons atgtctgaagtCCAAATGCTGAGCTTGTTGGTGAAGCAGCGGCTGACTGCGGCTGCTGAAGAGATATCTGGGCTGTTTGAAAGAACGATAGCAGAGTACGAGGAGGAACTGTGTCGTTCACAAGAGGAGAACGAGCGACAACGGAAACTACTGGACGCTGTTCTCCAGCCTCGGGTCCAGTTACACAGAGCAG ACGTCCAGCGGTCGGTGAGCAAAGATGAGGTTCCCCCTCAGAAGCAGGAGTGCAGCTCCAGTGTGGGCCAGGAGGAACCAGAACCcccacacattaaagaggaacaggaggagctgtgGACCAATCAGGAGGAGGCTGACCTCACCAAGTTCACCTTCACTCCTGTCCTTGTAAagagtgatgaagatgatgtagAGAAAcctctgtcctcacagcttcatcaaAGACGATCtgaacagatggagacagacgcTGGTGGAGAGGACCGTGGAGGACCATATTCAGATCAACATTTACATCCTGAGACTGAAGACAAGACTGAAGACTCTTCTGAACCTGAGACTGAAGTCAGTGATGGTGACTGGGAGGAGACCAGAGAGCCTCAGTCAGAGTTAAACTCTCAGATAAACAATGAAGTTACAGTCAATGTAGGATGTAGTTCTGACAAGGAAGTCTGTGGTAAAAGATGTGGTCTAAAGTCAAAGCTGATGATTCGCAAGAGAAACTTTGTTAGAGAGAAACTGTTTCCTTGTTCTGAATATGGTCAAAGATTCAAAGAAAAGGGAAATCTGACACGACACATGGCTGTACACACAGGGGAGAGACCATTTAGCTGCTCTGAATGTGGTAAAAGATTtataaaaaagggaaatctgATGGACCACAGGGCCATACACTCAGAAGAGAGACCTTTTAACTGCTCTGAATGTGGTAAAAGTTTCAAAGTAAAGCAAATTCTGACACGACACATGGCCATACACTCAGGGGAGAGACCATTTAGCTGCTCTGAATGTGGTAAAAAATTCAAAGTAAGGCAAAATCTGATACGACACATGGCCATACACACAGGGGAGAGACCATTTAGCTGCTCTGAATGTGGTAAAAGATTTACACAAAAGGGAAATCTGATGTACCACATGGCCATACACACAGGGGAGAGACCATTTAACTGCTCTGAATGTGGTAAAAGTTTCAAAGTAAGGCAAAATCTGACACAACACATGGCCATACACTCAGGGGAGAGACCATTTAGCTGCTCTGAATGTGGTAAAAGATTCAAAGTAAGGCAACATCTGACGGAACACATGGCCATACACACAGGGGAGAGACCATTTAGCTGCTGTGAATGTGGTAAAAGATTCAAAGTAAGGCAACATCTGACGCAACACATGGCCATACACACAGGGGAGAGACCATTTAGCTGCTCTGAATGTGATAAAAGATTTATACGAAAGTGGAATTTGACGAGGCACATGGCCATACACTCAGAGGAGAAAACGTTAAGCTCCTCTGAATGTGGTGAAAGATTtccaccttaa
- the LOC119017282 gene encoding gastrula zinc finger protein XlCGF8.2DB-like isoform X2 codes for METDAGGEDRGGPYSDQHLHPETEDKTEDSSEPETEVSDGDWEETREPQSELNSQINNEVTVNVGCSSDKEVCGKRCGLKSKLMIRKRNFVREKLFPCSEYGQRFKEKGNLTRHMAVHTGERPFSCSECGKRFIKKGNLMDHRAIHSEERPFNCSECGKSFKVKQILTRHMAIHSGERPFSCSECGKKFKVRQNLIRHMAIHTGERPFSCSECGKRFTQKGNLMYHMAIHTGERPFNCSECGKSFKVRQNLTQHMAIHSGERPFSCSECGKRFKVRQHLTEHMAIHTGERPFSCCECGKRFKVRQHLTQHMAIHTGERPFSCSECDKRFIRKWNLTRHMAIHSEEKTLSSSECGERFPP; via the coding sequence atggagacagacgcTGGTGGAGAGGACCGTGGAGGACCATATTCAGATCAACATTTACATCCTGAGACTGAAGACAAGACTGAAGACTCTTCTGAACCTGAGACTGAAGTCAGTGATGGTGACTGGGAGGAGACCAGAGAGCCTCAGTCAGAGTTAAACTCTCAGATAAACAATGAAGTTACAGTCAATGTAGGATGTAGTTCTGACAAGGAAGTCTGTGGTAAAAGATGTGGTCTAAAGTCAAAGCTGATGATTCGCAAGAGAAACTTTGTTAGAGAGAAACTGTTTCCTTGTTCTGAATATGGTCAAAGATTCAAAGAAAAGGGAAATCTGACACGACACATGGCTGTACACACAGGGGAGAGACCATTTAGCTGCTCTGAATGTGGTAAAAGATTtataaaaaagggaaatctgATGGACCACAGGGCCATACACTCAGAAGAGAGACCTTTTAACTGCTCTGAATGTGGTAAAAGTTTCAAAGTAAAGCAAATTCTGACACGACACATGGCCATACACTCAGGGGAGAGACCATTTAGCTGCTCTGAATGTGGTAAAAAATTCAAAGTAAGGCAAAATCTGATACGACACATGGCCATACACACAGGGGAGAGACCATTTAGCTGCTCTGAATGTGGTAAAAGATTTACACAAAAGGGAAATCTGATGTACCACATGGCCATACACACAGGGGAGAGACCATTTAACTGCTCTGAATGTGGTAAAAGTTTCAAAGTAAGGCAAAATCTGACACAACACATGGCCATACACTCAGGGGAGAGACCATTTAGCTGCTCTGAATGTGGTAAAAGATTCAAAGTAAGGCAACATCTGACGGAACACATGGCCATACACACAGGGGAGAGACCATTTAGCTGCTGTGAATGTGGTAAAAGATTCAAAGTAAGGCAACATCTGACGCAACACATGGCCATACACACAGGGGAGAGACCATTTAGCTGCTCTGAATGTGATAAAAGATTTATACGAAAGTGGAATTTGACGAGGCACATGGCCATACACTCAGAGGAGAAAACGTTAAGCTCCTCTGAATGTGGTGAAAGATTtccaccttaa